A region from the Lates calcarifer isolate ASB-BC8 linkage group LG2, TLL_Latcal_v3, whole genome shotgun sequence genome encodes:
- the LOC108887956 gene encoding immunoglobulin-like domain-containing receptor 1 translates to MWKLPAAILVLSLLKVSECIQVIVPDQQRSTALFASVILRCDYSTSANLQDVLVTWRYKSFCKDPVLDYYTTAYQTALQLGQDPSNDCPDRQRKVRTVIQKKGSSEPTLGPDYRERKITIQNKADLVISEVMWWDNGVYFCTVDAAGDTTGNSEKEVKLIVYHWLTVLFIIIGAILLIILFGICCCQCCPQKCCCYVRCPCCPQQCCCPEKVVMQHRMMKEAQRAMAPWVGGHPVYGPMSHASSQMNPLLYSGSVSGKSIPLKPMPLPPPQSLAYSMPPPSAPGTHTPANTNQMLDYLESQVRGMDMTSPLLQSQPPAPPHMQQMPPPPQHMPVTVPFSAGPPSMISALNDGPAERRVITLPPIREQHSGRVPPPAPKTRPPSSSESSRSGFGRRDERGAAGRRYPSPTRSRGIPRSYSQDSLDGRSHSRAREGMDRPRSRSRDDLFDSRSRGNYSPPTSRHTRRGSWSSDDEGSSRRGGGGRRGGGGWGDKPPSYTEYEPGLKPGARKNERYSDKSSRSGTSVVI, encoded by the exons ATGTGGAAACTACCTGCCGCCATCCTCGTGTTGTCGCTTCTAAAAG TGTCCGAGTGTATTCAGGTCATTGTTCCTGACCAGCAGCGCAGCACAGCTCTGTTTGCCTCAGTCATCCTCCGCTGTGACTACAGCACCTCAGCAAACCTCCAAGATGTTCTGGTCACCTGGAGGTACAAGTCCTTCTGTAAGGACCCTGTGCTGGATTACTATACCACAG CGTACCAGACTGCACTACAGTTAGGACAGGACCCATCGAATGACTGTCCAGATCGTCAGCGGAAGGTGCGCACTGTGATCCAGAAGAAAGGAAGCAGCGAGCCAACACTGGGACCAGACTACAGAGAACGCAAGATCACCATCCAAAACA AGGCCGACCTGGTGATCAGTGAGGTGATGTGGTGGGACAACGGGGTGTACTTCTGCACTGTGGATGCTGCTGGAGACACCACTGGAAACTCTGAAAAAGAAGTCAAACTCATCGTCTACC aCTGGTTGACAGTGTTGTTCATCATCATTGGAGCCATCCTCCTGATCATTCTCTTCGGTATCTGCTGCTGCCAGTGCTGCCCTCAGAAATGCTGCTGCTACGTGCGCTGTCCCTGCTGCCCACAGCAATGCTGCTGTCCTGAAAAAG TGGTGATGCAGCATCGTATGATGAAGGAGGCTCAGAGGGCCATGGCTCCCTGGGTAGGAGGACACCCGGTATATGGACCAATGAGCCACGCTTCCTCCCAGATGAACCCACTGCTCTACTCAG GATCTGTTTCAGGGAAGAGCATCCCTTTAAAGCCAAtgcccctccctcctcctcagtctttAGCTTACAGCATGCCCCCTCCCAGTGCCCCTGGCACCCACACCCCTGCCAACACCAATCAGATGCTTGATTACCTGGAGAGCCAGGTTAGGGGGATGGACATGACCAGTCCTCTGCTACAG TCCCAGCCACCTGCACCTCCCCACATGCAGCAGATGCCACCCCCTCCCCAGCACATGCCTGTCACCGTCCCATTTTCTGCCGGCCCTCCCAGCATGATCTCTGCCCTCAATGATGGCCCAGCAGAGCGCCGTGTCATCACGCTTCCTCCGATAAGGGAGCAGCACTCAGGCAGAGTGCCACCCCCTGCGCCCAAGACCCGCCCCCCGAGCTCCAGCGAGAGCAGCCGCAGCGGCTTCGGCCGCCGTGATGAGCGAGGAGCGGCGGGTAGGCGTTACCCCTCTCCCACAAGATCCAGAGGCATTCCCCGGAGCTACAGCCAGGACTCACTGGATGGGAGGAGTCACAGCAGGGCACGAGAAGGCATGGACCGTCCCCGCTCCCGTTCCAGGGATGACCTGTTTGACAGCAGGTCCAGAGGAAACTACTCACCCCCTACATCACGGCACACGAGACGTGGGTCCTGGAGCTCTGATGATgagggcagcagcaggaggggaggaggaggtaggaGAGGAGGCGGAGGCTGGGGTGACAAACCTCCCAGCTACACCGAGTACGAGCCTGGACTGAAACCTGGAGCACGGAAGAATGAACGCTACTCT gACAAGAGTTCTCGCAGTGGCACCAGCGTCGTCATCTGA
- the LOC108887953 gene encoding immunoglobulin-like domain-containing receptor 2 isoform X1 gives MDSHVIQNDQKYIQNGHKQTLENTDDNLVSKVPKPGPGVLPPCCLGVHVYVRDEKRYAVLFQSVVLPCQYTSVSTQTPVVQWVYKSYCRDRTRDSFSFPDNLGGGLGGGGLSGGTGGASRGYETGMTASYLDCSDNSRTVRTVASISGSSITLSEYYKNRDISIINKADLRIGEVQWGDSGVYICKVVISDDLEGQNEASVELLVLGFSGVPEDLLPDFDLKIMPEWVFVSAVALGSVLFLLLVGVCWCQCCPHSCCCYVSCWCCPDTCCCPRHLYEAGKGIKTGTSTPQTPAYPPYFVSGVPTMVPIAPPSLVDKMSSIPASDGSLLTAVPMHAVGVPYRVPTPQDQDSLRVLQYVEKQLAHFNPARSISHQSCSLSELSSLHEGETGFRQTYRNIQKKALPTIPDHDPQPESQRHRDNHSPEPQRYRDNPASPQHYRDNPNSEPRRCQDEPLPPRRYSDDPPSSSQSRRLGRNQQQQNHNEEDSHNRWNPRSEHLQRKTYRTAGRTGSLEELEEFAASYKQRGGRGAERREEERGDYEMEFLEFSRYPSYRDAPPQHYHSDDNELEDSSRDREDHPRRNKKNAHNISPLPSPKKRRGTWDSERPVPPPPRVSPPSTSSQEKDYDSTFLNSLLERKAKLRGVGQGKSGARGEGDSDTPSKGSSKKSSGESSRHCSRSPSNRPEADSLPPYSDTERSRTDRPSPRPLPTNTRSSQPPAHSLPGRREEPRDKSRKVSTLLSRDSLIV, from the exons ATGGACAGTCACGTGATACAAAATGACCAGAAATACATACAAAACGGCCACAAACAGACACTAGAAAATACAGATGACAACCTCGTTTCAAAAGTTCCTAAACCTGGCCCTG GCGTCCTCCCTCCCTGTTGCTTGGGCGttcatgtgtatgtgagagatGAGAAGAGGTATGCTGTGCTGTTCCAGTCAGTGGTTCTGCCATGTCAGTACACCAGTGTGTCCACCCAGACCCCCGTGGTACAGTGGGTGTACAAGTCGTACTGCCGCGACCGCACGCGGGATTCCTTCAGCTTTCCTGACAACCTGGGTGGAGGCCTGGGAGGAGGTGGGCTGTCGGGTGGAACCGGAGGAGCCAGCAGAGGGTATGAGACGGGGATGACAGCTAGCTACCTCGACTGCTCTGACAACAGCCGAACGGTCCGAACTGTGGCTTCCATCTCGGGCTCCTCAATCACACTGTCAGAGTACTACAAGAACAGAGACATCTCCATTATCAACA AGGCAGACCTGCGAATAGGAGAGGTCCAGTGGGGAGACAGTGGAGTTTACATCTGCAAAGTGGTCATATCTGATGATCTAGAGGGACAGAACGAAGCCTCTGTGGAGCTGCTGGTTCTGG GTTTCTCAGGTGTTCCTGAAGATCTTCTGCCAGACTTTGATTTGAAGATTATGCCAG AATGGGTGTTTGTGTCGGCGGTGGCGCTGGGCAGTGTGTTGTTCCTGCTGTTGGTTGGGGTTTGTTGGTGTCAGTGCTGTCCtcactcctgctgctgctacgTCAGCTGCTGGTGTTGCCCCGACACATGCTGCTGCCCCAGACACC TGTACGAGGCAGGTAAGGGTATAAAGACAGGCACCTCCACCCCTCAGACACCTGCCTACCCTCCATACTTTGTCTCTGGTGTCCCGACCATGGTCCCTATCGCTCCCCCCTCCCTAGTGGACAAGATGTCTTCTATCCCCGCCTCAGATGGCAGCCTACTCACAGCAG TGCCGATGCATGCTGTAGGGGTTCCCTACCGCGTGCCCACACCTCAGGATCAGGACTCTCTCAGGGTGCTACAATATGTAGAGAAACAACTGGCTCACTTCAACCCTGCCAGGTCCATCAGCCACCAGT CCTGTAGTCTGTCTGAGCTGAGCTCACTTCATGAGGGAGAAACCGGCTTCCGCCAAACATACCGAAACATCCAGAAGAAAGCTCTGCCCACCATCCCAGACCACGACCCTCAGCCTGAATCCCAGCGCCACCGTGACAACCACAGCCCGGAGCCACAGCGTTACCGCGACAACCCAGCTTCACCCCAGCATTATCGTGACAACCCCAACTCAGAGCCCCGGCGGTGCCAGGACGAGCCTCTTCCTCCGCGACGGTACAGCGACGACCCTCCGTCCTCCTCACAGTCACGCAGGCTTGGCCGtaatcaacagcagcagaaccacAACGAGGAGGACAGCCACAACAG GTGGAACCCACGTTCAGAACATCTGCAGAGAAAGACATACCGTACTGCAGGACGCACCGGCTCACTGGAGGAGCTAGAGGAGTTTGCTGCTTCTTACAAGcaaagaggaggcagaggggcagagaggagggaagaagaaCGGGGAGACTATGAGATGGAGTTTCTGGAGTTCAGTCGATATCCCTCCTACCGCGATGCTCCACCTCAGCATTACCATAGTGATGACAATGAGCTCGAAGACAGCAGCAGGGACCGTGAAGATCACCCTAGACGGAACAAGAAAAATGCACACAATATAAGCCCACTACCTTCACCCAAAAAGAGGAGAGGCACTTGGGATAGTGAGCGTCCTGTTCCACCTCCTCCCAGAGTCAGTCCGCCATCAACGTCCTCTCAAGAGAAGGACTACGATAGCACGTTCCTGAACAGCCTGCTGGAGCGAAAAGCTAAGTTGCGTGGGGTTGGCCAGGGGAAGAGTGGAGCCCGGGGTGAGGGAGATTCAGACACACCCTCAAAGGGCAGTTCAAAAAAGAGCAGTGGGGAATCTAGTCGGCACTGCAGCCGCTCACCTAGTAACAGGCCCGAGGCAGATTCACTGCCCCCTTACTCAGACACAGAGCGAAGCAGAACTGACAGGCCATCTCCACGGCCACTCCCCACAAACACACGCTCCTCTCAGCCTCCTGCCCATTCCCTCCCTGGTCGTAGAGAAGAACCCAGAGACAAATCCCGGAAAGTG AGCACTCTTCTCAGCCGAGATTCCCTCATCGTCTGA
- the LOC108887953 gene encoding immunoglobulin-like domain-containing receptor 2 isoform X4, with protein sequence MDSHVIQNDQKYIQNGHKQTLENTDDNLVSKVPKPGPGVLPPCCLGVHVYVRDEKRYAVLFQSVVLPCQYTSVSTQTPVVQWVYKSYCRDRTRDSFSFPDNLGGGLGGGGLSGGTGGASRGYETGMTASYLDCSDNSRTVRTVASISGSSITLSEYYKNRDISIINKADLRIGEVQWGDSGVYICKVVISDDLEGQNEASVELLVLGFSGVPEDLLPDFDLKIMPEWVFVSAVALGSVLFLLLVGVCWCQCCPHSCCCYVSCWCCPDTCCCPRHLYEAGKGIKTGTSTPQTPAYPPYFVSGVPTMVPIAPPSLVDKMSSIPASDGSLLTAACSLSELSSLHEGETGFRQTYRNIQKKALPTIPDHDPQPESQRHRDNHSPEPQRYRDNPASPQHYRDNPNSEPRRCQDEPLPPRRYSDDPPSSSQSRRLGRNQQQQNHNEEDSHNRWNPRSEHLQRKTYRTAGRTGSLEELEEFAASYKQRGGRGAERREEERGDYEMEFLEFSRYPSYRDAPPQHYHSDDNELEDSSRDREDHPRRNKKNAHNISPLPSPKKRRGTWDSERPVPPPPRVSPPSTSSQEKDYDSTFLNSLLERKAKLRGVGQGKSGARGEGDSDTPSKGSSKKSSGESSRHCSRSPSNRPEADSLPPYSDTERSRTDRPSPRPLPTNTRSSQPPAHSLPGRREEPRDKSRKVSTLLSRDSLIV encoded by the exons ATGGACAGTCACGTGATACAAAATGACCAGAAATACATACAAAACGGCCACAAACAGACACTAGAAAATACAGATGACAACCTCGTTTCAAAAGTTCCTAAACCTGGCCCTG GCGTCCTCCCTCCCTGTTGCTTGGGCGttcatgtgtatgtgagagatGAGAAGAGGTATGCTGTGCTGTTCCAGTCAGTGGTTCTGCCATGTCAGTACACCAGTGTGTCCACCCAGACCCCCGTGGTACAGTGGGTGTACAAGTCGTACTGCCGCGACCGCACGCGGGATTCCTTCAGCTTTCCTGACAACCTGGGTGGAGGCCTGGGAGGAGGTGGGCTGTCGGGTGGAACCGGAGGAGCCAGCAGAGGGTATGAGACGGGGATGACAGCTAGCTACCTCGACTGCTCTGACAACAGCCGAACGGTCCGAACTGTGGCTTCCATCTCGGGCTCCTCAATCACACTGTCAGAGTACTACAAGAACAGAGACATCTCCATTATCAACA AGGCAGACCTGCGAATAGGAGAGGTCCAGTGGGGAGACAGTGGAGTTTACATCTGCAAAGTGGTCATATCTGATGATCTAGAGGGACAGAACGAAGCCTCTGTGGAGCTGCTGGTTCTGG GTTTCTCAGGTGTTCCTGAAGATCTTCTGCCAGACTTTGATTTGAAGATTATGCCAG AATGGGTGTTTGTGTCGGCGGTGGCGCTGGGCAGTGTGTTGTTCCTGCTGTTGGTTGGGGTTTGTTGGTGTCAGTGCTGTCCtcactcctgctgctgctacgTCAGCTGCTGGTGTTGCCCCGACACATGCTGCTGCCCCAGACACC TGTACGAGGCAGGTAAGGGTATAAAGACAGGCACCTCCACCCCTCAGACACCTGCCTACCCTCCATACTTTGTCTCTGGTGTCCCGACCATGGTCCCTATCGCTCCCCCCTCCCTAGTGGACAAGATGTCTTCTATCCCCGCCTCAGATGGCAGCCTACTCACAGCAG CCTGTAGTCTGTCTGAGCTGAGCTCACTTCATGAGGGAGAAACCGGCTTCCGCCAAACATACCGAAACATCCAGAAGAAAGCTCTGCCCACCATCCCAGACCACGACCCTCAGCCTGAATCCCAGCGCCACCGTGACAACCACAGCCCGGAGCCACAGCGTTACCGCGACAACCCAGCTTCACCCCAGCATTATCGTGACAACCCCAACTCAGAGCCCCGGCGGTGCCAGGACGAGCCTCTTCCTCCGCGACGGTACAGCGACGACCCTCCGTCCTCCTCACAGTCACGCAGGCTTGGCCGtaatcaacagcagcagaaccacAACGAGGAGGACAGCCACAACAG GTGGAACCCACGTTCAGAACATCTGCAGAGAAAGACATACCGTACTGCAGGACGCACCGGCTCACTGGAGGAGCTAGAGGAGTTTGCTGCTTCTTACAAGcaaagaggaggcagaggggcagagaggagggaagaagaaCGGGGAGACTATGAGATGGAGTTTCTGGAGTTCAGTCGATATCCCTCCTACCGCGATGCTCCACCTCAGCATTACCATAGTGATGACAATGAGCTCGAAGACAGCAGCAGGGACCGTGAAGATCACCCTAGACGGAACAAGAAAAATGCACACAATATAAGCCCACTACCTTCACCCAAAAAGAGGAGAGGCACTTGGGATAGTGAGCGTCCTGTTCCACCTCCTCCCAGAGTCAGTCCGCCATCAACGTCCTCTCAAGAGAAGGACTACGATAGCACGTTCCTGAACAGCCTGCTGGAGCGAAAAGCTAAGTTGCGTGGGGTTGGCCAGGGGAAGAGTGGAGCCCGGGGTGAGGGAGATTCAGACACACCCTCAAAGGGCAGTTCAAAAAAGAGCAGTGGGGAATCTAGTCGGCACTGCAGCCGCTCACCTAGTAACAGGCCCGAGGCAGATTCACTGCCCCCTTACTCAGACACAGAGCGAAGCAGAACTGACAGGCCATCTCCACGGCCACTCCCCACAAACACACGCTCCTCTCAGCCTCCTGCCCATTCCCTCCCTGGTCGTAGAGAAGAACCCAGAGACAAATCCCGGAAAGTG AGCACTCTTCTCAGCCGAGATTCCCTCATCGTCTGA
- the LOC108887953 gene encoding immunoglobulin-like domain-containing receptor 2 isoform X3, with product MDSHVIQNDQKYIQNGHKQTLENTDDNLVSKVPKPGPGVLPPCCLGVHVYVRDEKRYAVLFQSVVLPCQYTSVSTQTPVVQWVYKSYCRDRTRDSFSFPDNLGGGLGGGGLSGGTGGASRGYETGMTASYLDCSDNSRTVRTVASISGSSITLSEYYKNRDISIINKADLRIGEVQWGDSGVYICKVVISDDLEGQNEASVELLVLEWVFVSAVALGSVLFLLLVGVCWCQCCPHSCCCYVSCWCCPDTCCCPRHLYEAGKGIKTGTSTPQTPAYPPYFVSGVPTMVPIAPPSLVDKMSSIPASDGSLLTAVPMHAVGVPYRVPTPQDQDSLRVLQYVEKQLAHFNPARSISHQSCSLSELSSLHEGETGFRQTYRNIQKKALPTIPDHDPQPESQRHRDNHSPEPQRYRDNPASPQHYRDNPNSEPRRCQDEPLPPRRYSDDPPSSSQSRRLGRNQQQQNHNEEDSHNRWNPRSEHLQRKTYRTAGRTGSLEELEEFAASYKQRGGRGAERREEERGDYEMEFLEFSRYPSYRDAPPQHYHSDDNELEDSSRDREDHPRRNKKNAHNISPLPSPKKRRGTWDSERPVPPPPRVSPPSTSSQEKDYDSTFLNSLLERKAKLRGVGQGKSGARGEGDSDTPSKGSSKKSSGESSRHCSRSPSNRPEADSLPPYSDTERSRTDRPSPRPLPTNTRSSQPPAHSLPGRREEPRDKSRKVSTLLSRDSLIV from the exons ATGGACAGTCACGTGATACAAAATGACCAGAAATACATACAAAACGGCCACAAACAGACACTAGAAAATACAGATGACAACCTCGTTTCAAAAGTTCCTAAACCTGGCCCTG GCGTCCTCCCTCCCTGTTGCTTGGGCGttcatgtgtatgtgagagatGAGAAGAGGTATGCTGTGCTGTTCCAGTCAGTGGTTCTGCCATGTCAGTACACCAGTGTGTCCACCCAGACCCCCGTGGTACAGTGGGTGTACAAGTCGTACTGCCGCGACCGCACGCGGGATTCCTTCAGCTTTCCTGACAACCTGGGTGGAGGCCTGGGAGGAGGTGGGCTGTCGGGTGGAACCGGAGGAGCCAGCAGAGGGTATGAGACGGGGATGACAGCTAGCTACCTCGACTGCTCTGACAACAGCCGAACGGTCCGAACTGTGGCTTCCATCTCGGGCTCCTCAATCACACTGTCAGAGTACTACAAGAACAGAGACATCTCCATTATCAACA AGGCAGACCTGCGAATAGGAGAGGTCCAGTGGGGAGACAGTGGAGTTTACATCTGCAAAGTGGTCATATCTGATGATCTAGAGGGACAGAACGAAGCCTCTGTGGAGCTGCTGGTTCTGG AATGGGTGTTTGTGTCGGCGGTGGCGCTGGGCAGTGTGTTGTTCCTGCTGTTGGTTGGGGTTTGTTGGTGTCAGTGCTGTCCtcactcctgctgctgctacgTCAGCTGCTGGTGTTGCCCCGACACATGCTGCTGCCCCAGACACC TGTACGAGGCAGGTAAGGGTATAAAGACAGGCACCTCCACCCCTCAGACACCTGCCTACCCTCCATACTTTGTCTCTGGTGTCCCGACCATGGTCCCTATCGCTCCCCCCTCCCTAGTGGACAAGATGTCTTCTATCCCCGCCTCAGATGGCAGCCTACTCACAGCAG TGCCGATGCATGCTGTAGGGGTTCCCTACCGCGTGCCCACACCTCAGGATCAGGACTCTCTCAGGGTGCTACAATATGTAGAGAAACAACTGGCTCACTTCAACCCTGCCAGGTCCATCAGCCACCAGT CCTGTAGTCTGTCTGAGCTGAGCTCACTTCATGAGGGAGAAACCGGCTTCCGCCAAACATACCGAAACATCCAGAAGAAAGCTCTGCCCACCATCCCAGACCACGACCCTCAGCCTGAATCCCAGCGCCACCGTGACAACCACAGCCCGGAGCCACAGCGTTACCGCGACAACCCAGCTTCACCCCAGCATTATCGTGACAACCCCAACTCAGAGCCCCGGCGGTGCCAGGACGAGCCTCTTCCTCCGCGACGGTACAGCGACGACCCTCCGTCCTCCTCACAGTCACGCAGGCTTGGCCGtaatcaacagcagcagaaccacAACGAGGAGGACAGCCACAACAG GTGGAACCCACGTTCAGAACATCTGCAGAGAAAGACATACCGTACTGCAGGACGCACCGGCTCACTGGAGGAGCTAGAGGAGTTTGCTGCTTCTTACAAGcaaagaggaggcagaggggcagagaggagggaagaagaaCGGGGAGACTATGAGATGGAGTTTCTGGAGTTCAGTCGATATCCCTCCTACCGCGATGCTCCACCTCAGCATTACCATAGTGATGACAATGAGCTCGAAGACAGCAGCAGGGACCGTGAAGATCACCCTAGACGGAACAAGAAAAATGCACACAATATAAGCCCACTACCTTCACCCAAAAAGAGGAGAGGCACTTGGGATAGTGAGCGTCCTGTTCCACCTCCTCCCAGAGTCAGTCCGCCATCAACGTCCTCTCAAGAGAAGGACTACGATAGCACGTTCCTGAACAGCCTGCTGGAGCGAAAAGCTAAGTTGCGTGGGGTTGGCCAGGGGAAGAGTGGAGCCCGGGGTGAGGGAGATTCAGACACACCCTCAAAGGGCAGTTCAAAAAAGAGCAGTGGGGAATCTAGTCGGCACTGCAGCCGCTCACCTAGTAACAGGCCCGAGGCAGATTCACTGCCCCCTTACTCAGACACAGAGCGAAGCAGAACTGACAGGCCATCTCCACGGCCACTCCCCACAAACACACGCTCCTCTCAGCCTCCTGCCCATTCCCTCCCTGGTCGTAGAGAAGAACCCAGAGACAAATCCCGGAAAGTG AGCACTCTTCTCAGCCGAGATTCCCTCATCGTCTGA
- the LOC108887953 gene encoding immunoglobulin-like domain-containing receptor 2 isoform X2, whose protein sequence is MKFTCWIWKMFLTPKCWIFIVCVTGVLPPCCLGVHVYVRDEKRYAVLFQSVVLPCQYTSVSTQTPVVQWVYKSYCRDRTRDSFSFPDNLGGGLGGGGLSGGTGGASRGYETGMTASYLDCSDNSRTVRTVASISGSSITLSEYYKNRDISIINKADLRIGEVQWGDSGVYICKVVISDDLEGQNEASVELLVLGFSGVPEDLLPDFDLKIMPEWVFVSAVALGSVLFLLLVGVCWCQCCPHSCCCYVSCWCCPDTCCCPRHLYEAGKGIKTGTSTPQTPAYPPYFVSGVPTMVPIAPPSLVDKMSSIPASDGSLLTAVPMHAVGVPYRVPTPQDQDSLRVLQYVEKQLAHFNPARSISHQSCSLSELSSLHEGETGFRQTYRNIQKKALPTIPDHDPQPESQRHRDNHSPEPQRYRDNPASPQHYRDNPNSEPRRCQDEPLPPRRYSDDPPSSSQSRRLGRNQQQQNHNEEDSHNRWNPRSEHLQRKTYRTAGRTGSLEELEEFAASYKQRGGRGAERREEERGDYEMEFLEFSRYPSYRDAPPQHYHSDDNELEDSSRDREDHPRRNKKNAHNISPLPSPKKRRGTWDSERPVPPPPRVSPPSTSSQEKDYDSTFLNSLLERKAKLRGVGQGKSGARGEGDSDTPSKGSSKKSSGESSRHCSRSPSNRPEADSLPPYSDTERSRTDRPSPRPLPTNTRSSQPPAHSLPGRREEPRDKSRKVSTLLSRDSLIV, encoded by the exons atgaaattcaCCTGTTGgatttggaaaatgtttttgacGCCGAAGTGTTGGATTTTTATCGTTTGTGTAACAG GCGTCCTCCCTCCCTGTTGCTTGGGCGttcatgtgtatgtgagagatGAGAAGAGGTATGCTGTGCTGTTCCAGTCAGTGGTTCTGCCATGTCAGTACACCAGTGTGTCCACCCAGACCCCCGTGGTACAGTGGGTGTACAAGTCGTACTGCCGCGACCGCACGCGGGATTCCTTCAGCTTTCCTGACAACCTGGGTGGAGGCCTGGGAGGAGGTGGGCTGTCGGGTGGAACCGGAGGAGCCAGCAGAGGGTATGAGACGGGGATGACAGCTAGCTACCTCGACTGCTCTGACAACAGCCGAACGGTCCGAACTGTGGCTTCCATCTCGGGCTCCTCAATCACACTGTCAGAGTACTACAAGAACAGAGACATCTCCATTATCAACA AGGCAGACCTGCGAATAGGAGAGGTCCAGTGGGGAGACAGTGGAGTTTACATCTGCAAAGTGGTCATATCTGATGATCTAGAGGGACAGAACGAAGCCTCTGTGGAGCTGCTGGTTCTGG GTTTCTCAGGTGTTCCTGAAGATCTTCTGCCAGACTTTGATTTGAAGATTATGCCAG AATGGGTGTTTGTGTCGGCGGTGGCGCTGGGCAGTGTGTTGTTCCTGCTGTTGGTTGGGGTTTGTTGGTGTCAGTGCTGTCCtcactcctgctgctgctacgTCAGCTGCTGGTGTTGCCCCGACACATGCTGCTGCCCCAGACACC TGTACGAGGCAGGTAAGGGTATAAAGACAGGCACCTCCACCCCTCAGACACCTGCCTACCCTCCATACTTTGTCTCTGGTGTCCCGACCATGGTCCCTATCGCTCCCCCCTCCCTAGTGGACAAGATGTCTTCTATCCCCGCCTCAGATGGCAGCCTACTCACAGCAG TGCCGATGCATGCTGTAGGGGTTCCCTACCGCGTGCCCACACCTCAGGATCAGGACTCTCTCAGGGTGCTACAATATGTAGAGAAACAACTGGCTCACTTCAACCCTGCCAGGTCCATCAGCCACCAGT CCTGTAGTCTGTCTGAGCTGAGCTCACTTCATGAGGGAGAAACCGGCTTCCGCCAAACATACCGAAACATCCAGAAGAAAGCTCTGCCCACCATCCCAGACCACGACCCTCAGCCTGAATCCCAGCGCCACCGTGACAACCACAGCCCGGAGCCACAGCGTTACCGCGACAACCCAGCTTCACCCCAGCATTATCGTGACAACCCCAACTCAGAGCCCCGGCGGTGCCAGGACGAGCCTCTTCCTCCGCGACGGTACAGCGACGACCCTCCGTCCTCCTCACAGTCACGCAGGCTTGGCCGtaatcaacagcagcagaaccacAACGAGGAGGACAGCCACAACAG GTGGAACCCACGTTCAGAACATCTGCAGAGAAAGACATACCGTACTGCAGGACGCACCGGCTCACTGGAGGAGCTAGAGGAGTTTGCTGCTTCTTACAAGcaaagaggaggcagaggggcagagaggagggaagaagaaCGGGGAGACTATGAGATGGAGTTTCTGGAGTTCAGTCGATATCCCTCCTACCGCGATGCTCCACCTCAGCATTACCATAGTGATGACAATGAGCTCGAAGACAGCAGCAGGGACCGTGAAGATCACCCTAGACGGAACAAGAAAAATGCACACAATATAAGCCCACTACCTTCACCCAAAAAGAGGAGAGGCACTTGGGATAGTGAGCGTCCTGTTCCACCTCCTCCCAGAGTCAGTCCGCCATCAACGTCCTCTCAAGAGAAGGACTACGATAGCACGTTCCTGAACAGCCTGCTGGAGCGAAAAGCTAAGTTGCGTGGGGTTGGCCAGGGGAAGAGTGGAGCCCGGGGTGAGGGAGATTCAGACACACCCTCAAAGGGCAGTTCAAAAAAGAGCAGTGGGGAATCTAGTCGGCACTGCAGCCGCTCACCTAGTAACAGGCCCGAGGCAGATTCACTGCCCCCTTACTCAGACACAGAGCGAAGCAGAACTGACAGGCCATCTCCACGGCCACTCCCCACAAACACACGCTCCTCTCAGCCTCCTGCCCATTCCCTCCCTGGTCGTAGAGAAGAACCCAGAGACAAATCCCGGAAAGTG AGCACTCTTCTCAGCCGAGATTCCCTCATCGTCTGA